One Onthophagus taurus isolate NC chromosome 11, IU_Otau_3.0, whole genome shotgun sequence genomic window carries:
- the LOC139432109 gene encoding uncharacterized protein, whose protein sequence is MESLNVTEKIKVDNSIVSYEYHSHQPFGSTSFGNNDEIRIGIPEIDNYTLPHESFLYVEGSVRKLDASGKATKDASTTAKLINNPVAFMFSDIRYLINGVQIDGVRNVGLTSCMKGYFSYTPHDIIKLANAGWNMGEDLLGQVVPTSPVTDAIMDKNGNFGLSVPLKTLIGFAEDFKTIVMNVRQELVLIRNNDDNDVLVNTVEEPLQLKIDKVVWRMPHLAVGLREQLALTKIAGRNIDLQIPFRSWEVHEYPSLPQTTKHSWAVKTAPQLETPRFIIIGFQTKKKGKQLANMATFDNVKLTNLTVFLNGERYPYDNLNVDFDSNRVAVLYDMYTRFQKSYYGKEGEPLLTPKQFIENYPLIGIDCTYQAEALHKSGVEIRIEFTTKNPIPDGTTAYCLVLHDKAFQYSPLTKIVKQMT, encoded by the coding sequence ATGGAGTCCTTAAACGTCACggagaaaataaaagtagataaCTCGATTGTAAGTTACGAATATCATTCCCATCAACCGTTTGGTTCTACTAGCTTCGGTAACAATGATGAAATTCGTATAGGCATACCCGAAATAGACAATTACACATTGCCTcatgaaagttttttgtatgTGGAAGGGAGCGTACGTAAACTGGATGCGAGTGGTAAAGCAACAAAAGATGCTAGTACAACtgcaaaattgataaataatcctGTAGCGTTTATGTTCAGTGATATTCGCTATCTTATAAATGGTGTTCAAATAGATGGAGTGAGAAACGTGGGGTTAACATCATGTATGAAAGGATACTTTTCGTATACCCCTCACGATATAATAAAGTTGGCGAACGCAGGTTGGAACATGGGCGAGGATCTGCTAGGTCAAGTGGTCCCAACATCCCCTGTAACGGATGCAATAAtggataaaaatggaaattttggaTTGAGTGTACCGCTAAAGACATTAATAGGGTTTGctgaagattttaaaacaattgtgATGAATGTGAGACAAGAGCTAGTGTTAATTCgtaataatgatgataatgatgTGCTTGTGAATACGGTAGAAGAACCGTTAcagttaaaaatcgataaagttgTGTGGAGAATGCCCCATCTAGCCGTAGGCTTACGAGAACAATTAGCTCTAACAAAAATAGCAGGACGAAATATTGATCTGCAAATACCTTTTCGCAGTTGGGAAGTACATGAATATCCTTCTTTACCTCAAACAACAAAGCATTCATGGGCTGTGAAAACAGCTCCGCAGTTGGAAACACctagatttataataattgggtttcaaacaaagaagaaaggaaaacAGTTGGCGAACATGGCAACCTTTGATAATGTAAAACTCACCAATTTGACGGTATTCCTAAACGGTGAACGCTACCCATACGATAATCTGAACGTGGACTTTGATAGTAATCGTGTCGCAGTGTTATATGACATGTATACACGCTTTCAAAAGTCCTACTATGGGAAGGAAGGAGAACCATTACTCACTccgaaacaatttattgaaaattatccactgATTGGAATTGATTGTACATATCAAGCAGAAGCGCTACACAAAAGTGGGGTAGAAATACGGATAGAATTTACGACAAAAAATCCGATTCCTGATGGTACCACAGCATACTGTTTAGTTTTACATGATAAGGCGTTTCAATATTCTCCACtaacaaaaatcgtcaaacAAATGACTTGA
- the LOC139431916 gene encoding uncharacterized protein, whose amino-acid sequence MLHLIGNSHARASDNTDGMTDPLVAVLPRNNDSTNVVESSLPSLPLYCSGNFDGLSRTMQDFTTDPPLYEQIMNELRSQPGNDNGAIVTTSPTLSSYGLTRISMEIREEGTYQEVVVPPEPATNQADVVQPLPDIVHTDVTSQAPAENQVLAAPSVPATEDVSQPSDRICVSPVFSSGPIRYTSRRIKKRVNLLSRGCVKQTTRPNPSPASQDSCRLLRNALAKPPRNTRRVPTLATVTRPATVVTSPPEVTIDIRDSPPTITTIPPQNVVFPPPLPIPTIPQRQNLPAVNTAHPDPWVDAFLHSTTNLASNLLSQEDFFILGLKPQLQTKVTTLEHHKRHFVNALNAVNQNPTVCFAASSNILNMYNTKINLYKSLLRLLPDNG is encoded by the coding sequence ATGCTTCACTTAATTGGTAACAGCCACGCTCGTGCAAGCGATAATACCGATGGTATGACCGACCCACTGGTTGCCGTGCTGCCACGCAATAACGACAGTACGAATGTTGTTGAGTCAAGCCTACCGTCGTTACCATTATATTGCAGCGGCAACTTTGACGGTTTGAGTCGTACCATGCAGGATTTCACTACAGACCCACCACTGTACGAGCAAATAATGAATGAGCTCCGGTCACAGCCAGGGAACGACAATGGTGCGATTGTTACCACCAGTCCAACCTTGTCGTCCTACGGCTTAACTCGCATCAGTATGGAGATACGAGAAGAAGGAACATATCAGGAAGTTGTTGTGCCACCTGAACCTGCTACCAATCAGGCCGACGTGGTACAACCACTTCCAGATATTGTACATACGGATGTCACAAGTCAAGCACCTGCTGAAAACCAGGTGCTTGCGGCACCGTCTGTACCAGCGACGGAAGACGTATCCCAACCCTCCGATAGGATATGTGTTTCGCCTGTCTTCTCGAGTGGACCCATACGGTACACATCCCGCCGTATAAAAAAACGCGTCAACTTGTTGTCAAGGGGTTGCGTGAAACAAACTACCCGCCCAAACCCTTCTCCTGCTTCACAAGACTCCTGTAGATTGCTGCGCAACGCATTAGCCAAACCTCCCCGTAACACACGAAGAGTACCTACACTCGCTACAGTAACCAGACCTGCAACGGTGGTTACATCTCCACCAGAGGTGACCATCGACATCCGTGACAGCCCGCCAACTATCACAACTATCCCACCACAAAATGTGGTGTTCCCACCACCTTTACCTATCCCTACTATCCCGCAGAGGCAAAATCTTCCAGCTGTAAATACCGCACATCCCGACCCATGGGTTGATGCGTTTCTGCATTCAACAACCAACTTGGCAAGCAATCTTTTGTCCCAAGAGGATTTTTTCATCTTGGGCTTGAAACCTCAATTGCAAACCAAAGTGACGACTTTGGAACATCATAAGCGCCACTTCGTGAACGCGTTGAATGCAGTAAACCAGAATCCCACCGTCTGCTTTGCTGCTTCTTCAAACATCCTTAACATGTACAACACCAAAATTAACCTGTATAAGTCCCTTCTCAGGCTGCTGCCTGACAACGGTtaa
- the LOC139432110 gene encoding uncharacterized protein, giving the protein MLTCDVCYKEFTRPDNLVRHQRTACIGKRRKVEEDQQGDVIVCEICDEHVTRQCYSSHLRSNKHKQKAFVIIDDGVEKIDSIFGDKICSFRVSDHERKYVDMKEFSNRIREKVISLIQSVRNVNGSLKVNTEIFGLYFINTKEEVEIKSFNTKNKIITVAVDLYQTYEDLMDEIMVKMSEFQERDSGWTLLEILYLEVNCNKFNPTRASSYIDLPTSIKGKRAVINVQNNDNKCFAWALISALYQPTGLPQRISSYPDYRETELKFDCVTFPVPIRDIPKFEEENNISINVYGINSWYNGEKMVDDIVTVCICKQKRERHVNLLVVSDNFGNNHYCWIKNLSRLINTQSSTHEHQRYICEGCLQYFSTEDKLVRHQMDDCKKVKATVPSEQIKVNKFGHLEKENVLQFEGFEKKMKVPFVVYADFEAILKPLTPEEGKVYDDNKPYTARCFEHEPYAFAYYIKCAYDDNLSKFRIYRGRNAALEFIIRLEKDVIEIYKQHLRQTKDMIPLSCLDQFVHELSSVCHICDKPINKEEKVCDHDHLTGLYRGPAHSVCNINYKLPMFIPVFFHNLSNYDAHMFVKSIALNKEEVEVIAQNKEKYISFSKKIVVGETTDNKGKKRKVFMKIRFVDSFRFMASSLEKLVSYLDDKDCVEVKKKFKDSEEFRLMRQKGVFPYSFVDSFEKLEYSKLPDHTQFYDILSSSNISKEQYSRAQTVWNKFKCTTLGEYSDLYLTSDVLMLTDVFENFRTISLENYNLDPCHYYTAPGFGWDALLKMTGVKLELLSDIDMLHFFKKGIRGGLCMCVKRSAIANNKFLDDFNPEKPSSYILYLDATNLYGYAMSCKLPTGGFRWLSNQEIADIDVECLDDEHLGYVFEVDLEYPERLHNQHDDLPFCPENIIAPGSKHPKLIANLQNKSKYIIHYVNLRECVKKGLKLTKIHRALQFQQSPWMKPYIDFNSEKRMNATNEFGKNHYKQMNNIVYGKTMENVENRVDIRLVSHWENRYRRPGAEALIAKPTFKSSKIFCHNLAAIEMQKVEVKYNKPLYVGFSVLELSKAVIYNFFYNFLKEKYGENVLLLYTDTDSLILEIFTENVYQDIKENIEMFDTSNYKLNNRHNIPPGPPIVGKMKDEYPNTILTSFYGTGAKAYCINTLEGVVKRAKGVKKYVIDKNLSVSEYKRIIEDGGSVRKKMYVFRSSYHTMYTELKNKVALSAHDDKRYVMEDGCHTLAWGNYLIEDLRREDLLDNLLELLNVNMYG; this is encoded by the exons ATGTTGACCTGCGACGTGTGTTACAAAGAGTTTACTAGACCAGATAATCTTGTGAGACATCAACGCACAGCATGTATTGGGAAACGTCGAAAGGTGGAAGAGGATCAACAAGGAGATGTTATAGTGTGTGAAATATGTGATGAACACGTAACCAGACAATGTTATTCCTCACATCTGCGCAGCAACAAACATAAACAGAAAGCCTTCGTAATAATAGATGATGgtgtagaaaaaatagattcgatatttggagataaaatatgtAGTTTTAGAGTGAGCGATCATGAACGGAAGTACGTAGACATGAAGGAATTCAGTAACCGAATTAGAGAAAAAGTTATCAGTTTGATACAGTCCGTGAGGAATGTAAATGGTAGTTTAAAAGTGAATACGGAAATTTTTGGattgtatttcataaatacgaaggaagaagtggaaatcaaatcattcaacacaaaaaataaaattataacagtaGCCGTAGACTTGTACCAAACATACGAGGACCTTATGGACGAGATTATGGTGAAAATGTCGGAATTCCAAGAACGGGACTCAG GTTGGACCTTGTTGGAAATATTATATCTTGAGGTGAACTGTAACAAGTTTAATCCTACAAGAGCATCGAGCTACATCGACTTACCGACATCCATAAAAGGGAAGAGAGCGGTAATAAACGTGcaaaataacgataataagTGCTTTGCTTGGGCACTGATATCCGCGCTGTACCAACCCACAGGTTTACCGCAAAGAATATCATCATACCCAGATTATAGGgaaacagaattaaagtttGACTGCGTAACATTCCCAGTACCCATCAGAGACATACCAAAATTtgaggaagaaaataacatttcaattAACGTCTATGGTATAAATTCTTGGTATAATGGAGAGAAAATGGTAGATGATATTGTaactgtatgtatatgtaaacaGAAACGGGAGCGTCATGTAAACTTATTAGTAGTCAGCGACAATTTCGGGAATAACCactattgttggataaaaaacttatctcgACTGATAAATACACAATCATCGACTCATGAACATCAAAGATATATTTGTGAGGGTTGTTTGCAATACTTTTCAACTGAAGACAAGTTGGTACGACATCAGATGGATGActgtaaaaaagtgaaagCAACAGTACCAAGCgaacaaataaaagtgaatAAGTTCGGACATctagaaaaggaaaatgttttacaatttgaaggatttgaaaaaaaaatgaaagttccGTTTGTGGTGTACGCCGATTTCGAGGCGATTCTGAAACCCTTAACGCCCGAAGAAGGAAAAGTTTACGATGATAATAAACCATATACGGCCCGATGTTTTGAACACGAACCATACGCGTTTGCGTACTACATTAAGTGTGCTTACGATGATAACTTATCGAAATTCCGAATATACCGAGGGCGAAACGCTGCTCtggaatttattataagattggagaaggatgtaatagagatctataaacaacatttgaggCAAACAAAGGATATGATACCGCTAAGCTGTCTGGACCAATTTGTACATGAACTGAGTTCCGTATGTCACATTTGTGATAAACcaataaacaaagaagagaAAGTGTGTGATCACGATCACTTGACAGGATTGTATAGGGGTCCTGCGCATTCCGTctgcaatataaattataaattaccgaTGTTTATCCCTGTGTTTTTCCACAACCTGTCGAATTACGATGCCCACATGTTTGTGAAAAGTATTGCCCTAAACAAGGAGGAagtagaggtgatagcacaaaacaaagaaaaatatatttctttttccaaaaaaatagttgtCGGAGAAACAACCGATAACAAGGGAAAGAAACGCAaagtgtttatgaaaataagattCGTCGACTCGTTTAGATTTATGGCGAGTTCTTTGGAAAAGTTGGTTTCATATTTGGATGATAAGGATTGTGtggaagtgaaaaaaaaattcaaagactCTGAAGAATTTAGATTGATGCGCCAGAAAGGTGTATTTCCATATTCGTTCGTAGATTCGTTTGAAAAGTTGGAGTATAGTAAATTGCCTGATCATACACAGTTTTACGACATATTGAGTTCAAGTAATATTTCAAAGGAACAATACTCTAGAGCACAGACTgtatggaataaatttaagtgtACAACGTTGGGAGAATACAGTGACCTGTATTTGACGTCAGATGTGTTAATGTTGACTGAcgtctttgaaaatttcaggaCAATATCTTTGGAGAATTACAATCTGGATCCTTGCCATTATTATACTGCGCCCGGGTTTGGGTGGGATGCTCTGTTAAAAATGAcaggtgtaaaattagaattgttaTCAGACATTGACAtgttacacttttttaagaaagGAATTAGAGGCGGTCTCTGTATGTGTGTAAAACGATCTGCAATAGCAAACAACAAGTTCCTTGACGATTTTAACCCGGAAAAACCATCATCATATATTCTATACTTGGACGCTACCAATTTGTATGGGTATGCAATGAGTTGTAAATTACCAACAGGCGGTTTTCGATGGTTGTCGAACCAAGAAATAGCAGATATAGATGTGGAGTGTTTAGATGATGAACACCTTGGTTATGTCTTTGAAGTGGATTTGGAGTATCCCGAAAGGTTACACAACCAGCATGATGATCTACCGTTTTGTCCCGAAAACATAATCGCTCCCGGATCGAAGCATCCTAAGTTGATTGCgaacttacaaaataaatcgaaatacatAATTCACTATGTAAACCTACGTGAATGTGTGAAAAAAGGTCTTAAGCTAACCAAAATACACCGTGCATTGCAATTTCAACAATCGCCGTGGATGAAACcatatatcgattttaactctgaGAAACGAATGAATGCTACGAATGAATTTgggaaaaatcattataaacaaatgaataatatcgTGTATGGGAAAACgatggaaaatgttgaaaatagagtCGATATACGATTAGTGTCACATTGGGAGAATCGTTACAGGAGACCCGGTGCAGAAGCTCTTATCGCAAAGCCGACTTTCAagtcatcgaaaattttctgccatAATTTGGCAGCCATTGAAATGCAGAAGGTGGAGGTCAAATATAACAAACCTCTGTATGTAGGGTTTAGCGTACTGGAATTGTCGAAAGCGgtcatttataactttttttataattttttaaaagagaaatatggtgaaaacgtattattgttatatacaGATACGGATTCGTTAATTCTCGAAATATTTACTGAGAATGTATACCaggatatcaaagaaaatatagagaTGTTCGATACCTCTAATTACAAGTTAAACAACAGACATAATATTCCTCCAGGGCCGCCGATAGTtggaaaaatgaaagatgagTACCCAAATACGATATTAACATCGTTTTATGGTACAGGAGCTAAAGCTTAttgtattaacactttggaaggAGTTGTCAAGCGTGCCAAGGGTGTGAAAAAGtatgttatcgataaaaacttAAGTGTTTCAGAATATAAACGGATTATCGAAGATGGAGGTTCTGTGCGAAAAAAGATGTATGTCTTTCGCTCCTCCTATCACACGATGTATACAGAACTAAAGAATAAAGTGGCGCTCTCTGCACATGACGATAAACGTTACGTGATGGAGGATGGATGTCATACGTTAGCTTGGGGAAACTATCTTATTGAAGATCTACGCAGGGAAGATCTTTTGGACAACTTATTGGAGTTGTTAAACGTAAACATGTATGGCTAG